A window from Gemmatimonadaceae bacterium encodes these proteins:
- a CDS encoding group II truncated hemoglobin — MSAPTPYDLLGGDAGIRSIVDRFYDLMDTAPEAATIRRLHAVSLKASREKLYLYLMGWTGGPPIYVQQRGHPRLRMRHIPFTIGARERDEWIWCMDRSLDEHDMPEALRADLKEKLHSLADHMRNQPE; from the coding sequence ATGTCCGCACCAACCCCATACGACCTGCTCGGCGGCGACGCCGGTATTCGCAGCATCGTCGATCGTTTCTACGATCTCATGGACACCGCTCCAGAGGCGGCAACCATTCGCCGCCTGCACGCAGTCAGCCTCAAGGCATCCCGCGAGAAACTGTATCTCTATCTCATGGGCTGGACGGGCGGCCCGCCGATCTACGTGCAGCAGCGAGGCCATCCGCGGCTCCGCATGCGCCACATTCCATTCACCATCGGCGCCCGCGAGCGCGATGAATGGATCTGGTGCATGGACCGGTCGCTTGACGAGCACGACATGCCCGAGGCGCTGCGCGCCGACCTGAAGGAGAAGCTGCACTCGCTGGCCGATCACATGCGCAATCAGCCCGAATGA
- a CDS encoding xanthine dehydrogenase family protein molybdopterin-binding subunit, producing MSIGQPINRADGVLKVCGEAVYAAEFPIENLAYGMLIQSTIGAGRITRIDTSEAERADGAIAILTADNAEKLPKKGKGAFNPPAGRILSLLQDHNVHYNGEPIGVAIAETFEQARHAASLVRFEYENGEVEADFESALARSYPYADKILGRDPPHTTRGEISRGLRDSEVCLDVVYRTPVETHNPIEPHATIAEWKGDELTLHDSTQFVYGVRRVVARTLGMPEEKVHVISQFAGGAFGSKGAAWSHVVLAAMAARHAKRPVKIVLTRRQMFGIVGARPFTTQHFEIGAMKDGTLCAMRHTATSSTSKLEEWLEPSTLATRVLYKVPNQNTSQHLVKLNTGTPTFNRAPGEASGMFALESAMDEMAERLGMDPIEFRLKNYAEEDPEEEKPWSSKSLRECYAIVADGFGWKHRDPKPRSMRENGVLIGMGMASSTYPVKQMPASAIARLTPDGIVEIRAATHEIGTGTRTIMPQIASDALGIPVDRIRLVLGDTTLPENPISAGSMTAASTGSAVHNAAVALRGMLNDLGIQDLASHRPNAIVEARADAKPGEDAKKKYSMHAFGAVCVEVRVDPDLGTVRLSRVVGAYGGGRVLNPKTARSQIIGGIVYGIGMALLEDTLIDPRNGRYVNAELDEYHLPVNADVPHIDVTFVDEKDEHVNPIGVKGLGEIGITGVAAAIANAVYHATGVRVRELPITLDKVLQIAQSR from the coding sequence ATGAGCATCGGTCAGCCGATCAATCGCGCCGACGGCGTGCTCAAGGTCTGCGGCGAAGCGGTGTACGCCGCCGAGTTCCCGATCGAGAATCTCGCGTACGGCATGCTCATTCAGAGCACGATCGGCGCGGGGCGCATCACGCGCATCGACACGAGTGAGGCGGAGCGGGCCGACGGTGCGATCGCCATCCTCACGGCGGACAACGCCGAGAAGCTGCCGAAAAAAGGGAAGGGCGCCTTCAATCCTCCCGCCGGCCGCATTCTGTCGCTGCTGCAGGATCACAACGTTCACTACAACGGCGAGCCGATTGGCGTCGCGATTGCCGAGACGTTCGAGCAGGCGCGTCACGCCGCGTCGCTCGTGAGATTCGAGTATGAGAACGGTGAAGTCGAGGCCGACTTCGAATCGGCGCTCGCCAGATCATATCCGTACGCCGATAAGATTCTCGGCCGCGATCCGCCGCACACGACGCGCGGCGAGATCAGCCGCGGGCTCCGCGACTCGGAGGTGTGCCTCGACGTCGTGTATCGCACGCCGGTCGAGACGCACAATCCGATCGAGCCACATGCGACGATCGCGGAGTGGAAGGGCGACGAGCTCACGCTGCACGACTCGACGCAATTCGTCTACGGCGTTCGGCGCGTCGTCGCCAGGACGCTGGGCATGCCGGAAGAGAAGGTGCACGTCATCTCGCAATTCGCCGGCGGCGCGTTTGGATCGAAAGGCGCCGCATGGTCGCACGTCGTACTCGCCGCGATGGCGGCGCGGCACGCGAAGCGCCCCGTAAAGATCGTGCTCACTCGCCGGCAGATGTTCGGCATCGTCGGCGCGCGCCCATTCACGACTCAGCATTTCGAGATCGGGGCGATGAAGGACGGAACGCTGTGCGCCATGCGCCACACCGCGACCTCGAGTACCTCCAAGCTCGAGGAATGGCTCGAACCGTCGACGCTCGCCACGCGCGTTCTATACAAGGTGCCGAACCAGAACACGAGCCAGCATCTCGTGAAGCTCAACACCGGCACGCCGACGTTCAATCGCGCCCCGGGCGAGGCGAGCGGCATGTTCGCGCTCGAATCCGCCATGGACGAGATGGCCGAACGACTCGGCATGGATCCGATCGAGTTCCGTCTGAAGAACTACGCCGAGGAGGACCCGGAGGAAGAGAAGCCGTGGTCCAGCAAATCGCTGCGCGAATGCTATGCGATCGTCGCCGACGGGTTCGGGTGGAAGCACCGCGACCCCAAGCCGCGCTCGATGCGCGAGAACGGCGTCCTGATCGGCATGGGCATGGCGTCGTCGACGTATCCCGTCAAGCAGATGCCCGCGTCGGCGATCGCGCGACTGACGCCGGACGGGATCGTGGAAATTCGCGCGGCGACGCACGAGATCGGGACGGGAACGCGCACGATCATGCCACAGATTGCCTCCGATGCGCTCGGTATTCCGGTCGATCGCATACGACTCGTCCTGGGCGACACGACGCTGCCGGAAAATCCGATCTCGGCGGGCTCGATGACGGCCGCGAGCACGGGCTCGGCGGTTCACAACGCCGCCGTCGCGCTACGGGGAATGCTCAATGATCTTGGTATTCAAGATCTGGCATCACACCGGCCGAACGCGATTGTCGAAGCAAGGGCCGATGCGAAGCCCGGCGAGGATGCCAAGAAGAAATACTCGATGCACGCCTTCGGCGCCGTTTGCGTGGAAGTCCGCGTCGATCCCGATCTCGGGACCGTTCGATTGTCACGCGTCGTCGGTGCGTACGGCGGCGGACGTGTACTCAACCCGAAAACGGCGCGCAGCCAGATCATCGGCGGCATCGTCTATGGGATCGGCATGGCGCTGCTCGAGGACACACTCATCGATCCGCGCAACGGCCGGTACGTGAACGCCGAACTGGACGAGTATCACCTGCCGGTGAATGCCGATGTGCCACACATCGACGTGACGTTCGTCGACGAAAAGGACGAGCACGTGAACCCGATCGGCGTGAAAGGACTGGGCGAGATCGGAATCACGGGCGTGGCGGCGGCGATCGCGAACGCCGTGTACCACGCCACGGGCGTACGTGTGCGGGAGTTGCCGATCACGTTGGACAAGGTGCTGCAGATCGCGCAGTCCCGCTGA
- a CDS encoding sulfatase/phosphatase domain-containing protein: IIYDPRDPTGQGGRVDSSVVLNVDWAPTILDLAHVETPSVMQGQTLVPILHGKTPSGWRSDFMFEMMYADPGIRRSVGVVGGRYKYLKYVDPTPNYEVLYDLQTDPLETTNLAQDPRYQTILQTLRERYAELAARAH; the protein is encoded by the coding sequence ATCATCTACGACCCGCGCGATCCGACGGGGCAGGGCGGCCGCGTCGACTCGTCGGTGGTGCTCAATGTCGACTGGGCGCCGACGATTCTCGATCTCGCGCACGTCGAGACGCCATCCGTCATGCAGGGCCAGACGCTCGTACCAATTCTGCATGGAAAGACACCCAGTGGGTGGCGCAGCGACTTCATGTTCGAGATGATGTATGCCGACCCCGGCATCCGTCGCTCCGTCGGCGTCGTCGGCGGCCGCTACAAGTACTTGAAATACGTCGACCCGACGCCCAATTACGAAGTGCTGTACGATCTTCAGACGGATCCGCTGGAGACGACGAACCTGGCCCAGGACCCGCGCTATCAGACCATCCTCCAGACGCTCCGGGAACGCTACGCGGAGTTGGCGGCGCGGGCGCACTGA
- a CDS encoding (2Fe-2S)-binding protein, producing the protein MTIEIQLTINGAAHTIAADPRTTLLDALRERLRLTGTKKGCDVGQCGACTVHVNGRRVLSCLTLLASVREQEVRTIEGLGKNGTLHPMQQAFIECDGFQCGYCTPGQIMSAVALLDEPCGPSDDDVRELMSGNVCRCGAYPNIVDAIQQVRGAAVDANSNRAG; encoded by the coding sequence ATGACGATCGAAATCCAACTGACCATCAACGGCGCCGCCCACACTATTGCCGCCGATCCGCGCACGACGCTGCTCGACGCGCTTCGAGAACGACTCCGCCTGACGGGAACGAAGAAAGGATGCGACGTCGGCCAGTGCGGCGCATGCACGGTGCACGTGAACGGACGCCGCGTGCTGTCCTGTCTGACGCTGTTGGCTTCGGTGCGCGAGCAGGAAGTTCGCACGATCGAAGGGCTCGGGAAGAACGGCACGCTGCACCCGATGCAACAGGCCTTCATCGAGTGCGACGGCTTTCAATGCGGCTACTGCACGCCAGGCCAGATCATGTCGGCCGTCGCACTGCTCGACGAACCGTGCGGCCCGAGCGACGACGACGTGCGCGAGCTGATGAGCGGCAACGTCTGCCGCTGCGGCGCCTACCCGAACATCGTCGACGCCATTCAGCAAGTCCGCGGCGCCGCCGTCGACGCAAATTCGAACCGAGCCGGCTGA
- a CDS encoding Rieske (2Fe-2S) protein has product MYATAEDGIARRTFLVQSGILAAMAALAACGGADSTAPGVPANSQVNVNDFPALANVGGVAMVSLGGAPVAIVRTSSTSFLALSRVCPHQGGIVQQFGTRFVCPVHGATFDLNGSWIGGQRTSSLHQYTTTFDSTANTLTIS; this is encoded by the coding sequence ATGTACGCCACGGCAGAGGACGGTATCGCACGACGAACGTTTCTCGTGCAGTCGGGCATTCTCGCGGCGATGGCGGCCCTCGCCGCGTGCGGGGGCGCGGATTCCACGGCGCCCGGCGTGCCCGCGAACAGCCAAGTCAACGTGAACGACTTTCCGGCGCTCGCGAACGTCGGCGGAGTCGCCATGGTTTCGCTCGGTGGCGCGCCCGTTGCCATTGTGCGCACGTCGTCGACGTCGTTCCTCGCGCTGTCACGGGTCTGTCCGCATCAGGGTGGCATCGTACAGCAGTTCGGGACGCGCTTCGTCTGTCCGGTGCACGGAGCGACGTTTGATTTGAACGGCAGCTGGATTGGCGGGCAGCGAACGTCGAGTCTGCATCAATACACCACGACGTTCGACTCGACCGCCAACACGCTGACGATCAGCTGA
- a CDS encoding xanthine dehydrogenase family protein subunit M: protein MHPFEFHAAATEDEAVALLASHENARLLAGGTTLVDLMKHDVERPGHVVDINALALADVTEQSDGSLRIGALVRNSDLAHHPLVRERLPMLSQALLAGASGQLRNMATTGGNLLQRTRCYYFRDAASPCNKREPGAGCAALHGFNRIHAILGGSEHCIATHPSDMAVPLAALDAVVRVRGPKGERAIPIAEFYVLPGDRPERETTLARGELITAVDIPATPFATRSVYIKVRDRASYAFALASAAVALELDGKTIRDARIALGGVGTVPWRSREAEQALRGQKAGGETYMRAAVAALEGAAPHEHNAFKIELARRTLARALARAGELS from the coding sequence ATGCATCCCTTCGAATTCCACGCGGCTGCCACTGAAGACGAGGCCGTCGCACTGCTCGCTTCGCACGAGAATGCTCGGCTCCTTGCCGGCGGAACGACGCTCGTCGATCTGATGAAGCACGATGTCGAGCGTCCAGGACATGTCGTCGACATCAACGCCCTCGCGCTCGCCGACGTCACCGAACAGTCCGATGGGTCGCTGCGCATCGGCGCGCTCGTCCGCAACAGCGATCTCGCGCACCATCCGCTCGTCCGCGAGCGACTCCCGATGCTGTCGCAGGCACTCCTCGCCGGCGCGTCGGGCCAGCTGCGCAACATGGCGACGACCGGCGGCAACCTGCTTCAGCGGACGCGCTGCTATTACTTCCGCGATGCCGCGAGCCCATGCAACAAACGCGAGCCGGGTGCGGGATGCGCGGCACTCCACGGATTCAATCGTATTCACGCGATCCTCGGCGGCAGCGAGCATTGCATCGCGACGCATCCGTCCGACATGGCGGTTCCACTCGCCGCGCTCGACGCCGTCGTGCGCGTGCGCGGTCCAAAAGGAGAGCGTGCGATTCCAATCGCGGAGTTCTATGTCCTGCCCGGCGACCGGCCCGAACGCGAGACGACACTCGCGCGCGGAGAGCTGATCACGGCCGTGGACATTCCGGCCACGCCGTTCGCCACGCGTTCGGTGTACATCAAGGTTCGCGACCGTGCGTCGTACGCGTTCGCGCTCGCCTCCGCCGCGGTCGCGCTCGAGCTCGACGGCAAGACGATTCGCGACGCACGCATCGCACTCGGCGGAGTCGGCACGGTGCCGTGGCGGTCGCGCGAAGCCGAGCAGGCGTTGCGGGGCCAGAAGGCTGGTGGCGAGACGTACATGCGTGCGGCGGTCGCCGCGCTCGAGGGTGCCGCGCCGCACGAGCACAATGCATTCAAGATCGAGCTCGCTCGCCGAACGCTGGCGCGCGCACTGGCTCGCGCGGGGGAACTGTCATGA
- a CDS encoding DoxX family protein has protein sequence MSNAPIARRRNVSLWIAQSLLAALFLFAGGFKLVAPAAQLAQQSPIFAPAFLKFIGACEVFGAFGLVLPGIFRVKRHLTPLAASGLVIIMIGAVVSTIAVMPAAMAIMPAVVGVVAFVVARGRWSDLHRATPGVSAPRRPALASR, from the coding sequence ATGTCAAACGCACCAATCGCCCGCCGCCGCAACGTCAGCCTTTGGATCGCTCAGTCGTTGCTCGCCGCGCTGTTCCTCTTCGCCGGCGGATTCAAGCTCGTGGCGCCGGCCGCGCAGCTCGCGCAGCAGTCGCCCATCTTTGCGCCGGCCTTCCTCAAGTTCATCGGCGCGTGCGAAGTGTTCGGCGCGTTCGGGCTGGTGCTTCCGGGCATCTTTCGCGTGAAGCGTCATCTCACACCGCTCGCGGCATCGGGACTGGTGATCATCATGATCGGCGCGGTCGTTTCGACCATCGCGGTGATGCCTGCCGCCATGGCGATCATGCCGGCGGTCGTCGGGGTCGTGGCGTTCGTCGTCGCTCGCGGACGTTGGAGTGATCTTCATCGCGCGACGCCGGGCGTAAGCGCGCCGAGGCGCCCTGCCCTGGCGTCACGCTGA
- a CDS encoding SRPBCC family protein, translated as MLIKILLVAVAVLVVLCIAIARRPSAFRIQRSVIIAAPASSIFAHLDDFHAWSAWSPYEKLDPNAVKTYSGAPAGTGSVFHYVGKKLGEGRMTIVDRRRNELVAIKAEFVKPMAATNRIEFTLQPSNEGVVVTWSMVGRNSFAFKAFGMMVNMDQLVGKEFESGLADLKRLSEQEASRTVARAY; from the coding sequence ATGCTCATCAAGATTCTTCTCGTCGCCGTTGCCGTTCTCGTGGTGCTCTGCATCGCGATCGCCAGACGCCCGTCTGCATTTCGCATCCAGCGCAGCGTAATCATCGCCGCGCCGGCGTCATCCATCTTCGCGCATCTCGACGACTTTCACGCGTGGTCGGCATGGTCGCCCTACGAGAAGCTCGACCCGAACGCCGTGAAGACGTACTCCGGTGCGCCCGCCGGCACGGGATCAGTGTTTCATTATGTTGGCAAGAAGCTCGGCGAGGGGCGCATGACGATCGTCGATCGCCGGCGGAACGAGCTGGTCGCGATCAAGGCGGAATTCGTCAAGCCGATGGCTGCCACCAATCGTATCGAGTTCACGCTGCAGCCCTCGAACGAGGGCGTCGTCGTCACCTGGTCGATGGTTGGCCGGAACAGCTTCGCGTTCAAGGCCTTCGGCATGATGGTGAACATGGACCAATTGGTCGGCAAGGAATTCGAGAGTGGTCTTGCCGATCTCAAGCGGCTGAGCGAACAGGAAGCGTCGCGCACGGTTGCCAGGGCATACTGA
- a CDS encoding RNA polymerase sigma factor yields the protein MNGPNSADAHRAIDAVWRIESPKLIARLTRMTGDIGTAEDLAQDALVAALENWPASGVPDNPGAWLMATAKRRAIDLLRRDSMLERKHAQVSAELEDQREEATLQLDEAIDDHVGDDLLRLIFTTCHPVLSSEARVALTLRLLGGLTTDEIARAFLVTESTVAQRIVRAKKTLNEARVPFEVPRDDELETRLSSVLGVIYLIFNEGYSATAGEDWVRPGLCEDALRLGRVLAELATDEPEVHGLVALMEIQASRLRARVGPRGEPILLLDQDRSKWDWLLVRRGLAALQRAESLGQERGPYTLQAAIAACHARARVAEATDWQRIAALYGELAELMPSPVVELNRAVAVAMADGPAAGLAIVDRVRNEPALKDYHLVPSVRGDLLAKLGRKEEARAEFERAASMTRNAREREFLLNRSKSM from the coding sequence GTGAACGGACCCAACTCCGCGGACGCCCACCGCGCCATCGATGCGGTCTGGCGCATCGAGTCGCCGAAGCTGATCGCCCGCTTGACGCGCATGACGGGCGACATCGGCACGGCGGAAGACCTGGCGCAGGACGCGTTGGTGGCGGCGTTGGAGAACTGGCCGGCGTCCGGCGTACCGGACAATCCGGGCGCGTGGCTCATGGCGACGGCGAAGCGGCGGGCGATCGATCTGCTGCGCCGCGACTCCATGCTCGAGCGCAAGCATGCGCAGGTGAGCGCGGAGCTCGAGGACCAGCGCGAGGAAGCGACTTTGCAACTCGACGAAGCAATAGACGATCACGTCGGCGACGATCTGCTGCGGCTCATCTTCACGACGTGCCATCCGGTGTTGTCGAGCGAAGCGCGCGTGGCGTTGACGCTGCGGCTGCTCGGCGGCCTGACGACGGACGAGATCGCGCGCGCGTTTCTGGTCACCGAATCGACAGTCGCGCAACGCATCGTGCGGGCGAAGAAGACGCTCAACGAAGCGCGCGTGCCGTTCGAGGTGCCGCGCGACGACGAGCTCGAAACGCGCTTGTCATCGGTGCTCGGCGTCATCTATCTGATCTTCAACGAAGGCTATTCGGCAACGGCGGGCGAAGATTGGGTGCGTCCCGGCCTGTGCGAAGATGCGCTTCGACTCGGCCGCGTCCTGGCGGAGCTGGCGACCGACGAGCCCGAGGTGCACGGTCTCGTGGCCTTAATGGAAATTCAGGCGTCGCGATTGCGCGCGCGAGTCGGACCGCGCGGCGAGCCGATTCTTCTGCTCGACCAGGACCGCTCGAAGTGGGATTGGCTGCTCGTGCGCCGCGGACTGGCCGCGTTGCAACGCGCCGAGTCGCTGGGCCAGGAGCGCGGGCCGTACACGCTGCAGGCGGCGATTGCCGCGTGTCACGCGCGCGCACGCGTGGCGGAGGCAACGGACTGGCAGCGCATCGCCGCGCTGTATGGCGAGCTCGCGGAGCTCATGCCGTCTCCGGTCGTGGAGCTCAATCGCGCCGTCGCGGTGGCGATGGCTGACGGTCCGGCGGCGGGATTGGCGATCGTCGATCGAGTTCGGAACGAACCGGCGTTGAAGGACTATCACCTGGTACCCAGCGTTCGCGGCGATTTGCTCGCGAAGCTCGGGCGAAAGGAAGAAGCGCGCGCGGAATTCGAGCGCGCCGCGTCGATGACGCGCAACGCACGCGAACGCGAGTTCCTGCTCAATCGAAGTAAATCGATGTAG
- a CDS encoding ammonia-forming cytochrome c nitrite reductase subunit c552, translating to MVVAGALVAGIVGVALARTRDRELPRYIGAAACARCHVAETVGWKLSQHFAAMQPATPATVLGRFDSTAATFGGIMTTFLRRGTDYVVNTEGEDGKPHDYTIKYTFGVAPLQQYLVELSHGRLQPLPTAWDTRPASHGGQRWFSLDPGPWVAHTDEFHWTSRQRNWNYMCADCHSTGVRKRYDASSDQFRTTWAELNVSCEACHGPGSAHARWARYPSWTRSLLWKNDGLPAQLTERRGVDWGITNDGRPIRSVPRTSDREIQTCAQCHSRRVQIADGYAAGDRYLDHYVPSLLVSGLYYADGQQHDEVYNYGSFLESRMYHAGVTCSDCHDPHSARPRAPGNRLCTRCHVAAKYDTTAHTFHARGGAGAACVSCHMPATTYMQIDPRADHSIRVPRPDLSVTLGVPNACSSCHRDRDARWAANQVRYWYGHDASGFQRFAASFAADERGAAFAGDSLAAVARDATEPAIVRASALARLRDRPSAAAFGAAQLSARDTNALVRRAALSVLESVPPAQRMALAIPLLADSVRAVRIEAAWVLAPAASTLTGADSARFAAAGQDFISSQRYNADRAENRLTLGTYFAELGRFDEASTELRAAISLSPGLGEAYANLADVQRAQHHDTDAEATLRRGLVAAPNDPRLHYALGLALARAGRVADAVQSLAVAASLAPNDATIGFTYAVALRDARRDADARRVTRQLASRFPNDARIQALLRDLK from the coding sequence GTGGTCGTCGCCGGGGCGCTCGTCGCGGGGATAGTCGGCGTCGCCCTGGCGCGAACTCGCGATCGCGAACTGCCCCGGTACATCGGCGCCGCGGCATGCGCGCGATGTCACGTCGCGGAAACGGTCGGCTGGAAATTGTCGCAGCACTTTGCCGCGATGCAGCCCGCAACGCCGGCCACGGTCCTCGGCCGCTTCGATTCGACGGCCGCGACGTTCGGTGGCATCATGACGACGTTCCTTCGGCGCGGCACCGACTACGTCGTCAACACCGAAGGCGAGGACGGCAAGCCGCACGACTATACGATCAAGTACACGTTCGGCGTCGCGCCGCTGCAGCAGTATCTCGTCGAGCTCTCGCATGGACGTCTGCAGCCGTTGCCGACAGCGTGGGACACGCGCCCGGCGTCACACGGTGGACAGCGCTGGTTCTCGCTCGATCCCGGCCCGTGGGTCGCGCACACCGACGAATTCCATTGGACCTCGCGGCAGCGCAACTGGAATTACATGTGCGCGGATTGTCATTCGACCGGCGTTCGAAAGCGGTACGACGCGTCATCCGACCAATTTCGTACGACGTGGGCGGAGCTCAACGTCTCGTGCGAAGCGTGTCACGGTCCAGGCTCGGCACATGCGCGGTGGGCGCGATATCCGTCGTGGACGCGGTCGCTGTTATGGAAGAACGATGGTTTGCCGGCGCAGCTGACGGAGCGGCGTGGAGTCGATTGGGGCATTACGAACGATGGCAGGCCGATTCGTAGCGTCCCGCGCACCAGCGATCGCGAAATCCAGACATGCGCGCAGTGTCATTCTCGTCGCGTCCAGATCGCGGACGGTTACGCCGCAGGCGATCGCTATCTCGACCACTACGTGCCGTCGCTGCTGGTGTCGGGACTTTACTATGCCGACGGGCAACAGCACGACGAGGTGTACAACTATGGCTCGTTTCTCGAGAGCCGCATGTATCACGCGGGCGTGACGTGCTCTGATTGCCACGATCCACACAGCGCGCGGCCGCGCGCGCCGGGCAACCGTCTCTGTACGCGCTGTCACGTGGCGGCGAAGTACGATACGACCGCTCACACGTTTCACGCTCGCGGCGGCGCGGGCGCGGCGTGCGTATCGTGCCATATGCCAGCAACGACGTACATGCAGATCGACCCACGTGCCGATCACAGCATTCGCGTGCCGAGGCCGGATCTCTCCGTCACGCTCGGCGTGCCGAACGCGTGCAGCAGTTGCCACCGCGACCGTGACGCGCGATGGGCCGCGAACCAGGTACGGTACTGGTACGGTCACGATGCCTCGGGCTTTCAGCGCTTCGCGGCGAGCTTCGCGGCAGACGAGCGCGGTGCGGCGTTCGCGGGCGATTCGCTCGCCGCGGTCGCTCGCGACGCAACCGAGCCGGCCATCGTTCGCGCGTCGGCGCTCGCACGACTTCGCGATCGACCTAGCGCTGCCGCGTTCGGTGCCGCGCAACTATCGGCTCGTGACACCAATGCGTTGGTACGGCGCGCGGCATTGAGCGTTCTCGAATCGGTTCCGCCGGCGCAACGCATGGCCCTTGCGATCCCGCTGTTGGCGGATTCCGTGCGGGCCGTGCGCATCGAGGCGGCATGGGTACTTGCCCCCGCCGCGTCGACGCTGACCGGCGCCGACTCCGCGCGCTTCGCGGCGGCGGGACAAGACTTTATCTCCAGCCAGCGATACAACGCCGACCGCGCGGAAAATCGATTGACGCTTGGTACCTACTTCGCCGAGCTCGGACGCTTCGACGAAGCGAGCACCGAGTTGCGCGCGGCGATCTCGCTGTCGCCGGGCCTCGGCGAGGCGTACGCCAATCTCGCCGACGTCCAGCGCGCGCAGCATCACGATACCGATGCCGAGGCGACGTTGCGGCGCGGACTCGTCGCCGCGCCGAACGATCCGCGCTTGCACTATGCACTCGGTCTCGCGCTCGCCCGCGCCGGTCGCGTAGCTGATGCCGTGCAGTCCCTGGCCGTCGCGGCATCGCTCGCGCCAAACGATGCGACGATCGGATTTACCTATGCCGTCGCGCTTCGCGACGCGCGTCGCGACGCCGACGCGCGTCGCGTGACGCGCCAGCTCGCCTCGCGCTTCCCGAACGACGCACGCATTCAGGCCCTCTTGCGCGATTTGAAATAG